CCCCTAGAGTGAGGTGGGTTTTATTTCCAGGCTCTCCACTCTTGGACTGACCTCTCCTTTGCCAAATCTTGCATGCCCATGCCTTGAATTAGCTGAAGCAGGAACACTGGGGGTGCCATCTTCTGTACCCACCCTCTCCTTTCTGGTAATCTGCTAAGAAGGATTCTGATGAAATGTCTCTCAGGTATTATTCCTTCTGCCAGAGAGCTGTAGTAAAGAGGACTCCATTCAGGACTGGTTCCTCCACCCACACTCTTGGCTGCCCCACAAGGTGAAGAGTAAATTGCTAAAGTTGGCCACAGGTGGCTTTCTTGAAGCCTCAAGTTCCAAGCCATTTTTTAAGGCATCATAATCccatcatttttattcttcttatttcttcctaTTTCAAGTCTCTatcctctccctcctttccccattCCTTCCCCACAGTTTCCTCTCATTCCAGCTGTCCCCAGACGCATGTTTTTGTTGGTAGTTGTGCTCCTCTTGACTCATCCCAAAtggggtgtggtggaggaagatATTTAGGGTGTGAGCCTTTCACAAAGAACAACTCCACCCTCACCTGTCACCCACTTGCCACTTTCACCGCATCACTCACCTGCTCTGTCCCATGGACCAAACAGATCAGTGCACCTATTTCATAGGCTCTTCTACACCCCCATTCCCAGTTCAGCTTACCCCCAGGTAGCTTAGACACCCCATGCCTCAGCCTGACCTGTTTCTCCCCAGCTGATATCCGCTGTCACTCCTGCTACAAAGTCCCTGTGCTGGGCTGCGTGGACCGGCAGTCCTGCCGTCTGGAGCCAGGACACCAGTGCCTAACAACAAATGTGTACCTCGGTAATATCTGCCTCTATAGTGGAAGAGGGACAAGTGGGACACTCTGTCTGGGACTGAGACCCAACCAGGGCTAAGACTAAGATGGAACAGAGAATTATAGCAATGATGACATTTGGCCAAAATGATTATATACCAGGCACTgggcttttttgtgtgtgcatgtgtggtaatgggtactttaccactgagctacatccagtgCTTACCACCTCcctgactttctttttcttttttctttctttctttttttttttttttttaagataggttttgctaagttgctgaggctggtctcaaactcccagtgacttgggattaTTGgaatgtgccaccgtgcccagcttgaCCTATGTCTTTATGTGCTCTGTTTCAATGAATGTTCATGACAATCCTATGATGTTGGTGTTAGTGTCAAATTGACTAAATACCCTCAAGAGAGATAAAACAGGCCCAAAGACCTCATGGCCAATCAGGATTGGGGTTCAGAATAAGGAGGTAGAGGAGTAAAATAGGCTGAGAAGAGAtaaagggcagggctgggcaaaTTTGCGAAGGAAGGAAGCCTGGGTGGGTGTACATGGTGGGGAGTGGGCATAGGTGTGCCAGGTGCCGATCCTAGCTGATCTCCCTGCCCACTCCACTCCTGCCTCTAGGAAAGATGTGGGTTTTCTCCAACCTGCGCTGTGGCACACCAGAAGAGCCCTGTCGGGAGGCCTTCAACCAAACCAACCACAAGCTGGGCCTGAACTATAACACCACCTGCTGCAGCAAAGACAACTGCAATAGCCCAGCCCCCCGGCCCACACCCACCCTGACCCTGGTTTTCCTCACTTCCTTGGCTGGCCTTGGCCTCTGGCTGCTGCACTGAGGCTCACTCTGTGGctgtccttcctccccacctGCCTTAGCCAGAGCCTCTCTCCTTATGGCTCCACATCTCCTGTTTCCCAGAATGATCTTTCTCTGGCTCCCCTTCCTCTGAAGAGCGTTTCTCCAGTCCCTTCTCATTTCTTTAATGAGACAGTGCCCAGAGTGGTCTCCCTATCTATTTTTCCTAAACTGTACTCTCTGTTCTGTTTTTCCTGAGTCTTTCCCTTTAGACCACTCCAGATCCTCCACTGGCTCATGAAGGACTTCTACTTTGTCTTCTACACTCTGAGGTGCCCTCCTTGAGAGGAGGGATTGGGATCTGGGCCGGAAATGGGGCTTCTGTCCCGTCTCCAATGAAAGCCCCAGGAAGGACCTGATGACCTCACTCTATGGGACTGATTCACCAAACCCTCTACTCATCTTTTCCATTTTGAGTAATAAATGTCTGTGTCTAATAAATTGTGCATTCATTTTCAGAAGACTTTAAGTGTCAAACCCCCTCCCTGGATGTAACACTCTCAGCaccttcacccccccccccccccccccccccccccccccccgccttccCCTTACCCAAGAGTCTTTCAGGGAGTTTCCCTGGGAGGCTGGGCTCATGTAAATGAAGGAACAGGTTTTTCAGGTCTCCATCCTGTCCTTCAGTGTCTGGAGGTGGCACATAGGTCCCAGTGTTTGGAGAaacaacccttatcctaaattTAGCCACACCCTAGTGATATTCTGCTGAGGAGGAGATACAGCCTGGCTTTAGGTCTCCCCAGAGAGGTAGGAGAGGGATATGTGGATGGGGCCTCAGATTAGGATCTGAGGCCTTACCTGGCCTAGTTACTAACCAGGGTATCCAAGCAACTCTCCTATCGCTGGACttatatttccttttcaattCAAAATAGTCCTATCCATGCTTACCtaatgtgtgaagccctgggttaaatcccagtactgcaaaaaaaaaaaaaaaaaaaaaaaaaaagtccttttggGAACTAAGTTACAAATGGAGGAAAGGGGAACAAACCCAGACAGCCAAGCTCATGGAATCCTGGTCACTTCCACTCAGTCCAGAGCTTACTCTCCTTAATAATCTGCATTACTAAGGTAGATCTTCCCTAGCAGCAAGATCCAGTAGTCACTAAGAGAGATTCTGCATCATCCTTGGGGATTTTGTTGGTTAAGGGGTGCAATGTGGGATCGTGGTTGGGGTCCAGGACCAGAGAAAGGAGCAACCACTGTAACTAGGTCCATTGATGGGCCAGAAACCCTCAAACTAGAAGATAGATGTCCCCATATTGCTGCTTCAAGTTTCCCATCAACAAAAGGTAGATGGAATTTTCCAGTCAGCTCTAGATTTTAATGGCTCACAAAGAAGTGCTTACTTTCTCACCTTAGATGTTCAGAGCTCCCTTGTTTCCTTGCTCCCTTGCCTACCCTCATTCCCACTACCCGCTCCATAGTCCTGGCAAAAGCCAGACCAGGGTGGTGGCTGCTGCAACCAAGATGCATGCTGGGGCCACGGTGCTTGCCACAGCACTGTTGCATAGGTCTCCAAAGCAGCAGTTCCTGTGAGTTGTGTAAGTCACGTCTCCCACCAATTCTGTTTCCACTTGGTTGCAATGATGGGTGGCCACACAGGCAGGATGGTGATGACTCAGGGTCACTGAAgctgagagaaagaatgaaaccGGGGTGTTGGACTCTTGGCTTCAGGATTTGCCTTCTGGGGCAGAGCAGATGTGATTTCAAGGAGCCCAAGGGAATTCTCTGCCCTCTTAAAAAACACCTCCCTGAAACCAAGTGATCAAAGTTAACACATTAACATTGTTAACTGCTGCTGTGGTGTGCTGATAAGGGAACAACATCACTTCTATGGTATTCCTGCCTGAAACACATGACCTCAATCTTATCatgtgaaagaaaatagaagttaaaCCAGTTGTGGTAGCActtgcctgtcatcccagcaatttgagaggctgaggcaggaggatcacaagatcaaggctagcctggggaatttagcaagacccttctcaaaataaaaaaataaaaagtgcttaggatagctcagtagtagagcatcctgagttcaatcatcagtactacaaaaaaaaaaaaaaaaaaagaggaaaaaacaagtaaatagaCAAATCCAAATTGAGAGCAATCTACAAAACAACCTatcataaaattacataaaaacaaagtGATCTATCAGGgcttttcaaaaatatcaaagtcatgaaagacaaagaaagactGAGCATTTGCACAGGCTGGAGAATGTAAAAAGACGTGAGAATGAAATGCAATGTGGGACCCTGATTTGTGTCCAGGACCAGATAAAGGACATGAGTGGAACAACTGGCTAAATCAAAAAGCCTAAATTAGCTAGTCATATTATACCAATgtgattttctgattttgataatTGTGCTACAGTTATGTGATATGTTAGCATTAAGGAAAGTTGAGTGAAGGATATACACGAACTTCCTGTACTACTTTTGCAAACATTCTGTCaatccaaaattatttcaaattaaaatattaaaacatacacAATATACCTCTTAGCCAGTGCTTGAAAGTTGGCCCCTGACTTAAGGGACGAATTTCTGAGTAAATGGGCCTATGATTCTTTCTGGAGAATAAAGAGGAGGGAGGTAAAAGCCCAAGAACTGTGGGATGCTCAGGTGCTCAGTGCCAGGAACCAGAAGGGTACAGACTGCTCTTCTCCAACAGTGGCACCATCTGCCCAGAGCCAGACCGAGCCTGGAAGGTTCTGGAAGCCAGAGGAATAAAGTGGGGCCTAAAGGCAGGGAAGGGCTGAGGGTAGAGGGAGAAACTGAGGACTCACGGTTCTCAGACAGTTTGCTCTGTCCCAGGCCTGGTTGGGGTTTGCGCTCCAAGAAGCCACAACGTTCACCCTCACCACAGATGGTCACGGTCCCTTTGCAGGAGTTGCTGGGGCCTCCACCACAGTTGTAGCACCGCATGCGGTTTCCTGGCAGGAGAGGCAGGAGAAAAGAGGCACTGGACCTGGGGCTCTCTGGGGAGTTGCTGGCAGAGGGTAAGACAGGCCATATGAGAGGTGAATTGGCCTCTTCCTTACCCAAGGCAGCCCCCAGCAGTGTGCAGATCAGGATTCCAACAAATTGGGGCTTCATCATGTCTACCTGTGTCAGTAgggcctctccctccctcccacccccctccctggccctgctctGCCAGCCTTATATCCCCCTTGTTTTAGGCTTTATAGGGCTataaaaagggaggaaagagtCTTCCCCAGCAGGCGCCAGGGCCCCAGTGGAGACAGGGAGGGGCCTGTGGATGCTCTCAGCATCCTCTGGAGCCTCAAACTCCTCCATCTTCAGCAGTAGTTCAAAAATTATTGCTCAAGAACTCCTGGGGGTCTCTAAGACTCTGTCAAAGGGTCTTCAAGGGTCTTCCTTTTCCAATTCCATTGGATTATCTTTGAGGTTGGATTTTCAACCAAACAACGTATCCCTACAGACTGAATATCAAAGAAGTAGATATGAAAACCCTGCCATCTTAAGCTTGACATGAAATAGATTCACAAAAATGTAAAGCACTTCCACTCTTCTTACTGTGAAATTGAgaacttgtatttatttttcataaaactatTTCATTAACATGTAATAGGTTTATTGTTCTTATTTGTGAAACAAATCAATACctatttaaaatgtcttattttaattTCGAATACAATACATATTgatataaaaaacatgaaaacaaactCTTTGGGacatttggatatatatatatttttaagagtgtaaagagttgggtgcagtggtgcatgacgataattccagcaactcaggaggctgaggcaggaggattgcaagtttaaagcaaTTTAGGGaagcttaagcaacttagcaagaccctgactgaaaaaaaagttaaaaaaaaaaaaagtaaaaataagaagtaaaagggctggggaggtaaagcacccctgaggttaatccccagtaccagaaaagagggagggaggaagggagggagggaggaagggagggagggagatagacagagagacagagagagagctcCTGAGATCAAAGTTTTTAAATACTGCTGCTCAGTGTCTCCCCTGCCCTCACCCTTCCAAGTCTTCCTTATTCCTCCTTAGTCTTttttgtggtcctgaggatcaaacccagggcctcacccatgctaggaaaagcactctgccactgaactacacccacaGTCCTGTCTCCAATCTCTTAAACCCCAGTCAGCCAGACTCTGCCACACTCCCCCGTCCCTACATTCTATCCATGCCTTTGTTCCTAGTCTCATTCTTCCCCAGTGGAAGCACATCCACCCAGCCCCAcccatgattaatttttttcctccaaggtAGTAAAGCTGGGAGGGATAATTATGGGGTGGGAATGTTGAGGCTTGGGGGGGATCAAAGGTATATGAAGCAGGGTGGGGCTGGCCCCTCCACAGCTGGGCAGTGTGGGTGGGTC
This portion of the Marmota flaviventris isolate mMarFla1 chromosome 6, mMarFla1.hap1, whole genome shotgun sequence genome encodes:
- the Ly6g6c gene encoding lymphocyte antigen 6 complex locus protein G6c; protein product: MKGLLLLTLSALLCWVSADIRCHSCYKVPVLGCVDRQSCRLEPGHQCLTTNVYLGKMWVFSNLRCGTPEEPCREAFNQTNHKLGLNYNTTCCSKDNCNSPAPRPTPTLTLVFLTSLAGLGLWLLH